CCTGAAGGATGCGGAGCGGTTGTCGCATGTGTTCTTTTCCCATGACATTCCCCTCGGAGTCATTTAATATGGAAAATTCTATTGGGATTTCTTGCCGTTCATGAACGCGGCATACCGGGCGTGGGTCTCCGCCGGGGCGCCGTCGGCCCGGACGCGTCCGCCGTCGATCCAGATGGAGCGGTCGCAGAAGGCCTCGATCTGTCCCAGCGAGTGGGAGACGATGACGATGGTGGCGCCGCGCTCCTTGATCTCGCGCAGGCGGGCGAGACATTTCTCCTGAAAGTTCATGTCGCCGACGGCAAGGATCTCGTCGATCAACAGCACGTCGGCATCGACGTTGATCGCCACGGAAAAGGCGAGGCGCATGTACATGCCCGAAGAATAGGTGCGTATGGGGTTTTCGATGAAGGGTTCCAGTTCCGAAAAGGCGATGATCCGGTCGAGGCGTTTGCTCGTTTCCTTGCGGCCGACGCCGAACATGGCGGCGTTGAGGTAGATGTTCTCGATGCCGTTCATGTCGGGATGAAAGCCGGCGCCCAGCTCGATCAGGCAGGAGACGCGGCCGTTGACGGAGATCGTGCCGCGGTCGGGAAAGAGGATGCGGGAGAGCAGCTTGAGCGTGGTGCTTTTGCCGCAGCCGTTTTCGCCGACGAGGCCGACGGCTTCCCCCTGCTCGATGTCGAAGGAGATGTCTTTGAGCACCCAGCGTTCGTCGTACCGGTTCCTTTTGCGAAAGAGCAGGCGTTCTTTCAGCGTTCGATTTCGGTCGTAATAGATCTTGAATCGTTTGGCGACGTCATGGACCTGAATGGCTTTCATCGTTACAGTTCCTCCGCAAAACCGCGTTGCAGCTTTTCAAAGACGTACCAGCCGACGCCTAAAACGAGGACGCCCATCGCGAGCGAGTGCAGCAGCGTGGAAAGTTCCGGAGCTTCCGCGGCGTAAAGGATGTCGCGATAGGCCGTGATGACGGGAGTCATCGGGTTGAGCATGAAAAGCGGCAGGTACCGCCGCGGCACCATGGAGATCGGGTAGAGGACCGGAGTGAGGTACATCCACAGCATGGAAACGATGCCGAGCATGTACTCCATGTCGCGGCAGTAAACGGTGACGGCCGACGTCAGCAGGGCGACTCCCAGGCAGATGACGTATTCGACGAGCATGACGAACGGGAGGCACAGGAGCGCGCGCAGGTTGAAGCCGACGCCCGATACGGCGACGACGGCAAACACGACGACGAAACAGTAGAGCATGTTGACGAAGCTTGTCGTGACAAAGGCGATGGGCAGGACTTCGCGCGGAAAATAGATTTTTTTGACCATGCCGCCCTGGGCCAGGACAGAACCGCAGCCGCCGGTCAGCGAGGCGCTGAAGAAAGTCCACGGGATCAGGGCGACGAAAAGGAACAAATAAAACTTGTCGATCCCCGCGCGCATGATGGTCGAAAAGACGATCGTATAGACGATGAGCTGCAGGAGAGGATTCAAAAAAGTCCAGGCGAAACCCAGAAAAGAGCGCTTGTAACGTCCGTGCAGATCCCTCCGCACGAGGTTGTAGACCATCTCGCGGTAATCGTAGATCTCTTTGGCTCTGGCCATGATTCTCAAATGAGGAAGCCCCTTTCCGTAAACTGATCCCGATTTTCAACCGCGCTTTTTAATTGAAAACCAGGATCGGAACAGTTCTCAATCCAGAAAACCGTTTGCTCCCGCGAGCGAAAAAGCGCGCGACGAAATCCTTACGTTAGCTTTTACCTCGCAGAACGTTCAATTTGTCATATAAACGTACATTTACAAAAAAAGCCTCCGGAAGGCGGCGGAACGACCACAAAACATGGTCGTTCCGCCGCCTTCCGGAGGCTTTTTCACTCTATCGAAGGAAACAGTTCTAGTTATGCTGTGCTGTGCTGTGCTGTGCTGTGACAGCATAGTGGCCTCGGACATCGTTGTCAACCCCTCAGCGTCATATATTTTCCCAAATCTTATAACCGCGCCTATTCGAAGCTTAACGTGAATAAAGTATAACAAAAATAAACATGAATAACAACCACCGTTATTTCAATTTGGAGAAGTGTGACATTATCACTGAAAGAAATCCGGCGCACAGTTAAAGTGAAACCATCACGCGAAAACACTCCCCATCCGAAAAACGCGCCGGCAGCGGCGCGGCGGACGTGGGCACATTTCCCGAAGGAGGAACGAGAACATGTCCGAGAAGAAAACAGCCGTGCGCACAGCAAAACTTTTGATCGTCGGGGGCGGTCCCGGCGGCCGGGTGTCGTACATCACAGCCCGCCGTTTCGGCGTGGAACCGGCGGTCATGGTGATGAACGAAGAACCCACGGTCATCTGCAGCCTGCCCTACGGCGTGGGACGCCGCCTGATCCCCGACGGCCCCGAAGCGACGGTCGTCGACATGACGCGCGAGAAACGCCTGCCGCCCGATGCTATGAAAGACGTCGTTTTCGGCTCCGTGACGGCAATCGACGCGGCGGCAAAGACCGCGACGATCACAGGCCCCGCGGGCGAGACGCAGATCGCCTATGAAAACCTGATCCTCGCTCCCGGCGCCGTCCCCTGGCTGCCGCCGGCAGAAGGGATTTTAAAAGGAAAGGGCGACGCTTCCGGCCTGATGGTCGCCGTCGGCGACCGGCTCGTCGACCGTTCGTTCCTCGCCGACGGCGTTTACGTCCTTAGGGGCGCCGCCGACGCTCGCGCTTTGGACGAACTGGCCGCGCGCTCCCAAAAAGTGGCCGTCGTCGGCACGGGAGCCGTCGGCCTGGAGATCATCGAAGCCCTTTCCGACCGCGGCGTCGACGTCGTCGCCGTGGAAGCGCTACCGCATGCCGTTTCGGCGCTGGACGCCGACATGGCCGCGGCGGTCGAATGCCGCCTGCGCGAACGCGGCGTCGAGCTCCATCTAAACGATGCCGTCACGAGCTGGACGCCCGGCACGCTGACGCTGCGCAGCGGCGCGCTCGCCGCCGATGCGCTCGTCTTCGCCTCGGGCGTACGCCCGCGCCTCGATCTGGCGCGCGCCATGGGGCTGAAAATCGAGCGCGGCATCGTCGTCGACGCCACGCAGAGAACCTCGCTGCCCTCGGTATGGGCCGTGGGAGACGCCGCGCAGATCGCCGACGCCGCGTCGGGCAAATCCGTCCTGCCGCTGATCGGCACGCTGGCGATGCGCCAGGCCATGACAGCCGTCATGGATATCGCCGGGCTGCCCGCGCAGCTTCCGCCGGCAACTCTCTGGGGCGTGAGCGAAATTTTCGGCCTGCACTGGGGCGCCGTGGGCTGGAGCGAAGAAATGGCCCAGCGCGCCGGACTCAAAGTCGTTCCGCTTTCCCTGCCAGTGCACAGCCGAGATCCTTTCATGCCCTCGGGCAAGGATGCCGTTTGGAAGGTCGTTCTTTCCACGGGCGAAGATGAAGGCTTCAAGCCCGGCCAGATCCTCGGCTTCCAGATCGTCTCGGCAGGAGACAATCCCGTCCACCTCGCCGAACGCTTCGTGGACATCGTCGCACGGCGCGAAACGGTACAGGACCTCTTCGGCCGCTATTTCATCCACTCCCCCGCGCATAACTCCGTGGACGACCCCTTCCTCGCCCTCATCGCTCTGGCGATGGAGAAAATGCCACGCCGCTGACGCGGAGATGTCCGTGCCCCTTCAGCGCCTTCGGATGAAAACCAATCGAACAAAAAACACTTGACGAGGGAAAGAATTCTGTTATATACTTTCGACGTAAGAAAAGTATATGAATTTATAGCATACTAAGTAAAAAGCCAAAGTTTTTTTGCGCCAGCAAAAGTATCTGAGTAAGCAAGTAAAAACAGGCCGCGAAGGCTTGCTTTCACTTGCTTTTATTTTTTCATCGGATGAGGAGAGTGATGCCATGGTAACGTGGGAGAATTTCATGATTCCCGACAACGAGGCCGATCTTTGCCGTCTGGTGATTCTCCTTGCCATGACGCCGAATCAGGACGTCGAAAAGGAAGTCATCGCGCAGTATCAAAAGCTTGGCCTGCGCAGCGCCGCGACGATGATTTCGGGGTTCGGCATCGACAGCCAGACGAGCATCGTGCGAAGCGTGGTCAATCTCTGTCTGAATACGAACGTGATCGAACGCAAAAGGTCTCATGTTCATCCGATCTGCCACTGTGTCCTCGAGACGGCGCAGAGTACCCGCGCTTCCGACGCCATCGGTCAGAACTTCTGTTTCAAGGCAGCCGTCGTGCGGCGCAGGGAAGAGTTCACGCTGTGCTTCTACGGCAACCTGGCTATGCATGAGTTGTCAGGACACAAATCCATCGGCGTCGGATACCAGATTCTCGGTAATTGATTTTTGTACCGGCAATTAAATACAGTATTCAGTACGGCACAACGATAAACGGTTTCTCAGTAAGAGAGTAAAGCGCTGTTTCCGACGTTTCGGTCGGAGCAGAATGTTTTGCTCTCTTATTTTTTTACGCGCCCCGAGGGATTCGCTGCATCGTCATGTTCTGAACAAAATTCGAAAAGGAGGAACTGCTATGTCACACGAGAACTCTGCCGCCAAATCCGGAACTTTTGTCACCCGTATGGGCAACGTCATGCTGCGCTGGTCGCTGAAATACATGCCGGACGCCAGTATTTTCGCCGTTGTGCTGACTTTTATCGCGTTTATCCTCGGGATCACGCTGACCGATCAGGGACCGATGCAGATGATCCAAAACTGGTACAAGGGATTATGGGAACTGCTCGGCTTCTCCATGCAGATGTCGCTCATCGTCATCACCGGTTCCTGTGTCGCCAACGCCCCTCTCGTCAAGAGATGGATCGACGGACTGGCGGGAATCCCCAACAGCGGACGTTCTGCCGCTTTTCTGGTCACGTTCGTCAGCGTCGTTGTCTCCTTTGTTCACTGGGGGCTGAGCCTGATCGTCGGCGCCATTCTTGCCAAGGAGCTGGCCCGCAATCTGCGGCTCAAGCACATCCCTTTTGAGTACGGGCTTCTGGCCGCCGGGGCTTACGTGGGACAGATGACGTGGCAGGGGATGCTCAGTTCCTCGGTCGGTCTATTTATCGCCATGCCGGGACACGTTCTGGAAAAAACGATGGGCATCGTGCCCATGTCGCAGTTCATGCTCAACCCGATGAACATCGCCGTCACCGTCGCGCTGGCGATCTTTCCCGCCGTTTTCGCCGCCATGTTGCAGCCGAAGAATCCCGACGAGTTCATGTCTCTTGACGAAAACGCCGTCCGCGCCATTGAAAAAGAAGACCTGAAAGTCAAAAGCCGTCCCGAGAATCCGACCGTCGGCGACGTTCTCAACTACAGCCCGCTGATTTCCCTCGCGCTCTGCGCCATGGGCTTCGTTTACATCTTCTGGGCTTTCAGCCGGAAGGGGCTGGGCGCCCTTGACTTCAACATGCTCAACGCGCTCTTCCTGTTTGTCGGCATTTTGCTCTACGGCAACATCGCCAACTACGTGCAGGCCGTCAAGGACACGACCGCCGGCGTGGCCGGCATCATCTTCCAGTTTCCGCTCTACGCCGGCATCATGGGCATCGTCAAGTATTCGGGGCTCGTGTTGATTCTCGCCAATGGCATCGCCGCTATCAGCACCAAGGGGACCTTCTACTTATGGACGTTTCTTTCTTCCTCGCTGGTCAACATGTTCGTGCCCTCCGGCGGCGGGCAGTGGGCCGTTCAGGGACCTATCGCCATCGAGTCGGCCAAGCTGATGGGTGCCGATCTGGTCAAAACGAGCCTGATGGTCGGCTACGGCAACACATGGACCAACATGGCCCAACCTTTCTGGGCCATCGCCCTGCTGGGCATCACCGGGCTGGAAGCCAAGCATATCATGGGCTACAGCATGGCGATCATGCTGCTCAGCGGTTTCATCTTCGTGCTTGCCGCCGTTCTGCCCTTCTAAAGAGAGGTCATCCCCGTGACCAGTTTCGACTTCATGGAAGCGACTGTCGCCAAAGTCCACGCCGCCTATTTGAACGGTTCGCTGACCTGCCGCGCGCTGTGTGAATATTATCTGAAGCGCATTGAACAGCTGGAGTCGCGGATCAATTCCATCATCTGCGTCAATCCTAATGCCCTGGAAGAAGCCGACCGCTTCGACACGTACGTAAAGGAAAGACGTCGGCTCTGCGGAGCGCTTCACGGCATCCCCGTGATGCTGAAAGACAACTTCAACACGACCGACATGCCCACGACGGCGGGAAGCGTCGCGCTGAAGGGCTGGGTGCCGCAAAAAGACGCCTTCGTCACCAAAAGGCTGCGCAAAAGCGGCGCGCTGATCCTTGCCAAGACCAACTTGCACGAGTTCGCCATCTGGGGCGAAACGGTCAGTTCCATCCTCGGGCAGTCGGTCAATCCGTACGATCCGACGCGCACGCCCGGCGGCTCTTCCGGCGGCACCGGAGCGACGATCGCCGCCAACATCGGCATCGTCGGCCTGGGCACCGACACGATCAACTCGGTGCGTTCGCCAGCCTCGGCCAACAGCCTTGTAGGCATCCGTCCCACGATCGGCCTGGTTTCACGGGCCGGGATCGTGCCTTACTCGCTGACGCAAGACACGGCCGGACCGATCTGCCGCACCGTGGAGGACGCGGCGCGGTGCCTCAGCGTCATCGCCGGCTACGATCCCGACGACGCGGAAACGGCATGGGGCGTCGGGCACGTCGTGGAAGACTACGCAAAGTATCTCGACGAAAACGCGCTGCCGGGCAAACGTATCGGCGTGCTGGAAAGTCTTTTCGGCAAGGAAGATGTGAACCGCTCCACCAACGCCGTCATGAGCGAAGCGATGAAGGTATTCGAGGCCAACGGAGCCACGCTGGTTCCCGTCAGGGACGATATTGACCAGTCATGGCTGACCAGCGAGACGTCCGTTCACCTCGATGATTTTCGCCGCGATCTGGACAGCTATCTCAGGGAACTGCCTACCGACTGGCCCGTCCACAGCATGAAGGAAATTCTCGACAAAGGGCTGTTCCACCCTTTCTCGGAAAGCAACATGCGCGACGCGATGAAGCTCGAGGTCGGTACTCCACGTTACCTTGAAAAGATGTACAACAAGATCGGGCTCCGCACTCGCGTGCTGAAGATTATGGCCGATCTGCGGCTCGACGCGATGATCTACCCCCACCAGCAGCAGCTGGTCTGCAAATGCGGCGCCAGCCAGCGGCAGCGCAACGGCGTGCTCTGCTCGTCCACGGGGTTCCCTTCGGTCTGCGTGCCGGCAGGATTTGCTCCCGACGAAAACGCGCCGGTCGGCGTTCCCGTCGGCATGGAAATCATCGGCCGTCCATGGAGCGAAGCTCTGCTCATCTCCATCGCCTATGCCTTCGAGCAGCATTCGCATTTCCGCAAGCCGCCGGCATTGTAAAGCGACTCCCGCATGTGCTCCTTCGCACGAAGCGCATCGAAAGGCCAGACGGGATTTCAATCACTCTGTAGTACGCATGGACAAAAGGAGCGGGCTTCGACTGAAAAATCAGCCGGAGCCCGCTCCTTTTGCCGCTTGGAATAAAAGCGCTTTCGGACACGCTGGCCATACCGCCTCACAATTTCTCAACGGGAAACGGAGGTATCCCGCGTTTTTCTTTTGCGGTCAGCTTGTCTGCTGCTCGGGCAACAACGAAGTCCGCGTGACCAGATGATTTTTGGCAATGAAACCCGACGGGATGCATCCAGTTTCAAAATACGACCGCACCGCTTCCAGCACGCCGCGGACGATCTCGCGTCCCAGCGGCCCGACGCTGGCGGTCATGCGCCCGTCCGCGACGGCCCGGAGCGCTTCGGGGATCAGATCGACGCCGCCGACGGGAAGTTCCAGCCCGCGCGACGCCAAAACGTCGCAGGCGCCGAGCGCCATCAGATCGTTGGCGCAGAACACGGCGTCCGGCTGCCACGGCAGCAGGCGCTCCATCGCGGCGCGTCCGCCGGCGCGGGTAAAATCGCTTCGCTCCACGCGCGTCTGCACGGCGCCGCGAAAACGGGCTTCGGCCAGCGCTCCGGCGACGCGGGCAGCGCTCTGTCGCGCCGCGGCGGGACCGGACACGCAGGCAAAGCGCCGCCGTTTTTTTGCGGCGCGCGTCAGTTCGCGCGCGCAGAGTCTCCCCTGTTCCTCGAAGTCGCAGACGGTCAGGGGCCGATAACAGGCGACGCGCGACGCCAGGACGGGGTCGCTCTTCGGCCCGACGTCGAACAGCGGCGTGTCGCCGGCTTCCGCCGCCGCGGTCGCCAGCGCCGCGCCGTCAAGAGGATTGACGATCAGCGCGTCGAAACCGCGTCCCATCAAAGTTGCGCACAGGCGCGCCTGCGCGTTCGCGTCGCGCGGCGGGTCGGGAAAGAAAATCCGCGTTTCGAAGGGAAATTCGGGCAGAAACATCCGATACCAACGAATCTGTTCCTGCCAGAAGGGATTGTCCTGATCGCCGAAGAGGATGCCGACGCGGCGGGACACGCTATTTCCAGCTTTCGAAATTATTGATGTTCTCCGACGTGACCAGCGTGATGGGAATGCCGAGGCGCTCCGGCACGGACAGCCCCTTGCTCAGCTTCAGCGTGTAGATCAGCGCGCCGCGCGTCCAGGCCGCCTGCGAGAACGTCGTCGAGCCCGTCAGACGTCCGGCGGCGATCGCCTCTTTCGCCTGCGGTATGAAGTCGGTGCCGTAGACCATCACGTTCTTGACTCCGGCCACTTCGAACGCGTCGACGGCGGCGAGCGCCATCACGTCGTTAGCGCAGTACAGCCCCTTCAATTCGGGATGCGCCTTGACCATATTCGTGGCGATGTTGTAAGCTTCGTTGCGGTCCCAGTTGCCGGCCTGCACGGCGACGACCTTCATGCCCGCGGCTTCGAAAGCCGCGATCGCGCCCTCGCGGCGCAGGCGGCTCTGCATGGCGCCCGGTTTGCCCTCGATCACCGCCACGGAAGAACCGGCCGGCAGTTTTTTGGCCATGTCTTCGGCGCAGAGGCGTCCCTGCTCGAGGAAGGCGGCGGAGATCCAGCCGTCCATCTTCGCGCCGGCCTGGGCCAGCCCCTCGGCGCTCACGGCGGGACCGGAGCAGACTACGGGGACCTTCTTCTCGTTGGCCTTGAGCACACCCGGTACCAGATTCATGCCGTCCAGCGGCGTGACGATAATGGCGTCGTACTGGCGGGCGATCATCGCCTCGAACAGATCGAGCTGCGCGCGCGGATCCTTGTCGGTCGCGGGCGCCATCACCTCGACGACGACGCCCATCTTTTCAGCCCACTCGCCGTAGCGTTCCTTCATCGTCACCCAGTAGGGGTTGGAAAGCGACGTCACCAGCACGCCGACGCGCTCCTTGCCCGTCAGTTCGGGCAGCGGCGCGAGCTGCTCTTCCAGTTTGGCGATGGAAGACAGCACCATCGGGTTCTCCGCCGCGTTCAGAGACGCGGCGAAAGCGCACAGACACAGGAACAGAACGAAAAACTTTTTCATAACGGCACATCCTTCGAAAAAAATATCACGGCGCCAAACGCCGGTAAAACACCGTCACAGGGAGCGGCGCGTCTCGGAAAGCACGATCGAGACGAGGATGATCACGCCCACCGCCAGCTCCTGATAATACGAAGAGACGCTCCACATCGTCAGCCCGTTTTTGACGAGCGCCAGCAGCACGCCCGCCAGCGCCGTGCCGGAAAGCGCCGCCCGTCCGCCCCGCGGTGCCGTTCCTCCCAGCACCGACGTGGCGATGGCGTCGAGGTTCATGGCCGCGCCCGCCAGCGGCTCGGCGCAGTTCAGCCGCGCCGTGATCAGGATCGACGCCACGGCGGCGCAGAGACTGCACGCGCAGAACGTCCCGGTCCGCCAGCGCCGGTCGTTCACGCCGCAGCGACGCAGCGCCTCGGCGTTGACGCCCAGCGTGCTGACGTACACGCCGCACCGCGTGCCGTAATAGAGGATGAAGATCAGCGCGAACAGCGCCGCGGCGATCAGCACCGACGCCGGCATGCCGCCGATCCGCCCGCGGCCGATCCACGTGAATGCCGGCGGCAGGCCGTACACCGGCGACGCCTGCGTGATCACCAGCGCCAGTCCGGAAAAGACCGACATCGACGTCAGCGTGCCCATGAAGGGATTGACGCCCACGCGCACGATGATCAGCGAGTTCCACAGGCCGACGCCGAGGCCGCACAGCAGCGCCAGCGCGCAGCCCGCCCACGCGGGCGCTCCTGCCTTCATCGCCAGCGCCGTCAGCACGCCCGTCAGCGCCGCGGCGGAACCGACCGACAGATCGGTGACGCCGGACGTGAGGACCAGCGTCATGCCCAGACCGGCGACGACGTTCACCGTGCTCTGGTCGAGGATGTTGCGCAGATTGTCGGCGTCCCAGAAATAGGGCGACGTGGCGCAAAACAGCGCGCCGAAAAGCAGGATCACGCCGGCCAGCGCGAACTGCTGCAGATGTCTTTTCATGAAGGTCATGACAGCGCCCCCGACATCCAGCCGGCCAGCTTCAGAGGATCCAGCCCGCACGCCGGCTCTTCGCGGATCGTCACGCCGCGGCGGAGCACCGTGACGCGGTCGGCGATCTGCAAAATCTGCGGCAGATTGTGGCTGATGCACAGCAGCGTCAGCCCCTGGTCGCGCAGCTGCGCCATGACCTCCAGCAGATGGGACGCTTCGCGCAGCCCCATGGCGGCGGTCGGTTCGTCCATGATCAGGATGCGCCCGCCCTGAGCGATGGCCCGCACGGCTGCCACGGCCTGACGCTGACCGCCGGAGAGGGCGCCCACCGGCACACCGCGCGCGGTGAGGCGGACGGACAGCCGCGCCAGCAGTTTTTCCGCGTCGGCGATCATGCGCGCGCGGTCGAGAAAAAATCCCCATTTCAGCGGCTCCGCGCCCAGCCAGATGTTGGCGGCTACGTCCAGATGGTCGGCCAGCGCTAGATCCTGATAGACCACGGCCACGCCGAGGGCGCGCGCCAGAGGCACCGTCAGGCGTCCGTAGCGTTTGCCGCCGGTTTCGATCGCGCCGGCGTCGGGCGTCAGCACGCCGGAAAGGCATTTGATCAGCGTCGATTTTCCCGCGCCGTTGTCGCCCACCAACGCCATGATCTCGCCGCGGCGCAGTTTCAGCGAGCCGTCCGTCAGCGCCCGCACGTGGCCGAACGACTTTTTCAGCCCCGTCGCCTGCAGCACGATGTCTTCCACGGCGGCCGCCTCCCTTTCCATCGTTGATCGTTCATAAATTATATGAAAAATTTTGATGACGCGTGTCCGTTGATACGAATAATTTTTATCACGAAAAGTGCGATCGATCCATCCTTATCGAGCAAAAGCCAACGGAGCGAGGCCGAATTTCGCTGACAGAGGAAAAGCAAGTCTCCCGCCACGAAGACGCGGCGAAAAAAAGAAAACGCTCAGCGGCCGGCGATGTTCCACGTGGAACATAGCCTACGAAAAAAGCCTGGCGATCGTTCGACCGTCAGGCTTTCCGCGTTGTTCGGCTTGAAGTTCCGCGCGTTCTTCCGGCTTTTTTCGTCTGCTTCGTGCCGTCTCTCTGGCGCGTTCATTTCAGCGTCCAGCAGCCGTTGCGGTCCGGCGCGGCCAGTCCGCGGGCGGATGCAAGAGCCAGCCCGGCGGCCGCGGCGTTCCGCGCGGAAGCTCCGGAGCGGGGATAGCCGAGTTTTTTCGCCGTTTCGCGCAGCAGGTCTTCCTCGGGCAGGGCGACCTGTTCGCGCAGCACTTCGCAAAGGGCGTTCGCAGCTTCCTGCGCGGGCACGTCGGCGGCGTCGCGTTTGGCGTCGCCGGCGCCGCTGACGCGGAATCCCGCGTAGTCGTCGGGGTCCTGCCCGCTGTGCCAGTACCAGACGGCGCCCTCGCGCTCGGTCGTTTGCAGTTTCATCGCCGCCAGCTGCTCGTCGAGATACTTCTGCGCGCGCGGCCCGAGGCGGGTCATGCCGAGGCTTTGCAGCAGGCGTCGTGTCAGCAGTTTTGCGGAAATAGGGGCTTCGGTGCACATGATGGCCTCGACGCGGCTGCGCAGCGTCTTCTTGCTGCGTGGGTCGACGAACTCGGCCGCGGTGAGTTTCTTCTCGGGCAACAGCGCGGGGCGGTACAGTCGGCCGTCCGTTCGGGGAGCCGTCATCGTTTTTTCGGCAGCGACATCTGCCTGCGGCGCAGGCTCCGCCTCCCCTGTGCGTTTTGGTTCGCCGCCATCGGCCGCGGCGGCCACCGTTTCGTTTTCAGCGGCGCGGCGCGCGGTCGCTTCGGCTTCGGCTTTCACGGCTTCCTCCGCGGCGCGGCGTTTGGCTTCGCGCTCTTCGCGGTGGTCGGCGCGGCGCGCTTCGATGCGGCGCAGCAGGCGATCCAGCTCGCGTTTCTTGTTATCCCACCAGTCCATGGTCCAGAGGCGCTCGATCGTCCAGCCCAGGCCGTTCAGCACGCCGATCTGGGAGATCTCGCGCTCGCGCACCATGCGGGCGTCGCGGTAGGCGCCGCCGTCGAGCAGAATGCCCAGCAGGTATTCGCCGGGCTGATCGGGATCGACGACGCCGATGTCGACGCGGAATTTGGAATGTCCGACCTGCCGCGCCGTCTCGTAGCCGCGTTCGTTCAGCCGCGCGCAGATCTCGGCGGCGACGCCGTCGGGTTCGCGCGGCGCGCCCGTTCCCGCGGCGGAGG
The Pyramidobacter piscolens W5455 DNA segment above includes these coding regions:
- a CDS encoding ABC transporter ATP-binding protein, giving the protein MKAIQVHDVAKRFKIYYDRNRTLKERLLFRKRNRYDERWVLKDISFDIEQGEAVGLVGENGCGKSTTLKLLSRILFPDRGTISVNGRVSCLIELGAGFHPDMNGIENIYLNAAMFGVGRKETSKRLDRIIAFSELEPFIENPIRTYSSGMYMRLAFSVAINVDADVLLIDEILAVGDMNFQEKCLARLREIKERGATIVIVSHSLGQIEAFCDRSIWIDGGRVRADGAPAETHARYAAFMNGKKSQ
- a CDS encoding ABC transporter permease; amino-acid sequence: MARAKEIYDYREMVYNLVRRDLHGRYKRSFLGFAWTFLNPLLQLIVYTIVFSTIMRAGIDKFYLFLFVALIPWTFFSASLTGGCGSVLAQGGMVKKIYFPREVLPIAFVTTSFVNMLYCFVVVFAVVAVSGVGFNLRALLCLPFVMLVEYVICLGVALLTSAVTVYCRDMEYMLGIVSMLWMYLTPVLYPISMVPRRYLPLFMLNPMTPVITAYRDILYAAEAPELSTLLHSLAMGVLVLGVGWYVFEKLQRGFAEEL
- a CDS encoding NAD(P)/FAD-dependent oxidoreductase is translated as MSEKKTAVRTAKLLIVGGGPGGRVSYITARRFGVEPAVMVMNEEPTVICSLPYGVGRRLIPDGPEATVVDMTREKRLPPDAMKDVVFGSVTAIDAAAKTATITGPAGETQIAYENLILAPGAVPWLPPAEGILKGKGDASGLMVAVGDRLVDRSFLADGVYVLRGAADARALDELAARSQKVAVVGTGAVGLEIIEALSDRGVDVVAVEALPHAVSALDADMAAAVECRLRERGVELHLNDAVTSWTPGTLTLRSGALAADALVFASGVRPRLDLARAMGLKIERGIVVDATQRTSLPSVWAVGDAAQIADAASGKSVLPLIGTLAMRQAMTAVMDIAGLPAQLPPATLWGVSEIFGLHWGAVGWSEEMAQRAGLKVVPLSLPVHSRDPFMPSGKDAVWKVVLSTGEDEGFKPGQILGFQIVSAGDNPVHLAERFVDIVARRETVQDLFGRYFIHSPAHNSVDDPFLALIALAMEKMPRR
- a CDS encoding HutP family protein, with amino-acid sequence MVTWENFMIPDNEADLCRLVILLAMTPNQDVEKEVIAQYQKLGLRSAATMISGFGIDSQTSIVRSVVNLCLNTNVIERKRSHVHPICHCVLETAQSTRASDAIGQNFCFKAAVVRRREEFTLCFYGNLAMHELSGHKSIGVGYQILGN
- a CDS encoding short-chain fatty acid transporter gives rise to the protein MSHENSAAKSGTFVTRMGNVMLRWSLKYMPDASIFAVVLTFIAFILGITLTDQGPMQMIQNWYKGLWELLGFSMQMSLIVITGSCVANAPLVKRWIDGLAGIPNSGRSAAFLVTFVSVVVSFVHWGLSLIVGAILAKELARNLRLKHIPFEYGLLAAGAYVGQMTWQGMLSSSVGLFIAMPGHVLEKTMGIVPMSQFMLNPMNIAVTVALAIFPAVFAAMLQPKNPDEFMSLDENAVRAIEKEDLKVKSRPENPTVGDVLNYSPLISLALCAMGFVYIFWAFSRKGLGALDFNMLNALFLFVGILLYGNIANYVQAVKDTTAGVAGIIFQFPLYAGIMGIVKYSGLVLILANGIAAISTKGTFYLWTFLSSSLVNMFVPSGGGQWAVQGPIAIESAKLMGADLVKTSLMVGYGNTWTNMAQPFWAIALLGITGLEAKHIMGYSMAIMLLSGFIFVLAAVLPF
- a CDS encoding amidase family protein; amino-acid sequence: MTSFDFMEATVAKVHAAYLNGSLTCRALCEYYLKRIEQLESRINSIICVNPNALEEADRFDTYVKERRRLCGALHGIPVMLKDNFNTTDMPTTAGSVALKGWVPQKDAFVTKRLRKSGALILAKTNLHEFAIWGETVSSILGQSVNPYDPTRTPGGSSGGTGATIAANIGIVGLGTDTINSVRSPASANSLVGIRPTIGLVSRAGIVPYSLTQDTAGPICRTVEDAARCLSVIAGYDPDDAETAWGVGHVVEDYAKYLDENALPGKRIGVLESLFGKEDVNRSTNAVMSEAMKVFEANGATLVPVRDDIDQSWLTSETSVHLDDFRRDLDSYLRELPTDWPVHSMKEILDKGLFHPFSESNMRDAMKLEVGTPRYLEKMYNKIGLRTRVLKIMADLRLDAMIYPHQQQLVCKCGASQRQRNGVLCSSTGFPSVCVPAGFAPDENAPVGVPVGMEIIGRPWSEALLISIAYAFEQHSHFRKPPAL
- a CDS encoding sugar ABC transporter substrate-binding protein, which encodes MSRRVGILFGDQDNPFWQEQIRWYRMFLPEFPFETRIFFPDPPRDANAQARLCATLMGRGFDALIVNPLDGAALATAAAEAGDTPLFDVGPKSDPVLASRVACYRPLTVCDFEEQGRLCARELTRAAKKRRRFACVSGPAAARQSAARVAGALAEARFRGAVQTRVERSDFTRAGGRAAMERLLPWQPDAVFCANDLMALGACDVLASRGLELPVGGVDLIPEALRAVADGRMTASVGPLGREIVRGVLEAVRSYFETGCIPSGFIAKNHLVTRTSLLPEQQTS
- a CDS encoding substrate-binding domain-containing protein, translated to MKKFFVLFLCLCAFAASLNAAENPMVLSSIAKLEEQLAPLPELTGKERVGVLVTSLSNPYWVTMKERYGEWAEKMGVVVEVMAPATDKDPRAQLDLFEAMIARQYDAIIVTPLDGMNLVPGVLKANEKKVPVVCSGPAVSAEGLAQAGAKMDGWISAAFLEQGRLCAEDMAKKLPAGSSVAVIEGKPGAMQSRLRREGAIAAFEAAGMKVVAVQAGNWDRNEAYNIATNMVKAHPELKGLYCANDVMALAAVDAFEVAGVKNVMVYGTDFIPQAKEAIAAGRLTGSTTFSQAAWTRGALIYTLKLSKGLSVPERLGIPITLVTSENINNFESWK